Within Butyrivibrio fibrisolvens, the genomic segment AGGTATAGCCAAGACCAGGTACTGCGATGATAAGGCGATAACCGATCACTATGCTATCATACCTACAGGCCAGGGCTTATCTGCACTTTCCGGATGCTCTGCTACTACACAAAAGGTATACGAGATCATTGTAAGAAGATTCCTTGCTATATTCTTCCCGGCTGCTCAGTATCAGAAGGTTGCGCTTGATCTTGAACTTCAGCTCAGTCAGTCCAAGGAATTGCCCGGAGGTGAGAGCGTTCCATACAAAGAGCACTTCTACAGTAACTTCAAGGTTCTATCTTCAAAGGGCTATCTTCATGTGATGGATTATTCTTTCTTTAAGAAAAAAGAAAAAGACAGTGAGGGTGAAAACAGTGCTGAAAATGAAGAGCAGATGACGGATGAAGCTTTCTTTGAAGAACTTCAGAAGATCAGAAAGGGAAGTAAGATCCCTGTATCCGGAATGTCTGTAAAGGAAGGTGAGACAGCTCCGCCTAAGCGCTATAATTCAGGAACCATGATCCTTACAATGGAGAATGCAGGACAGTTTATAGAAGATGAAGAATTAAGATCCCAGATCAAGGGAAGCGGAATCGGAACATCAGCAACACGTGCCGGTATCCTTACCAAGCTTTTTGCCATCAAGTATCTGAATCTTAACAAGAAGACGCAGATCATAACACCTACGCAGCTGGGCGAGATGGTATATGAGACAGTAGCTATATCAATGAAGCCTATGCTCAATCCTGCACTTACCGCGTCCTGGGAGAAAGGACTTACAGGAGTTGCAGAAGGTGCTATTTCTGAAAAAGAATACATGGACAAGCTGGACGACTTCGTATCAAGAAGAACCAATCAGGTCAAAGAGAACAATTACAAGAACCAGCTGATGCAAAGGTTCAGGACGATAGATCAGTACTATCCTGAAGCTAAGAAGTCATCGGGTTCGAAAGCATCAGGTGCTAAAGGATCTGGTGATAAAGCTAAGACATCATCTGGGAAAAACAGTTGAAATGGTTCTAAAAAAGCAATAACATTAAACAGCAATAAAAAATTAGAAAAGGCATTGAATACTTAATATTGAATATAAAATAATAAATTTGTTTTTATCAATGCAGGAGGAACTATTATGTTAGAAGCATATACTATTAAAAATATGTACGATTTAAATGAAACTATAGCAGCAGATCTTTTTGAGGGAGCTACATATCCTTGGGAAGTTCTCTCTAAGATCAAGGACTTCATAGCTGAGCTTGGTCCAAAGCTTCCTAAGGACAAGTTCGAGCAAAGAGGAGAGCATGTATGGGTAGCTAAGAGTGCTACAGTATTTGACTCAGCATATCTTGGAGACTATTGTATCATCGATGAAGATGCTGAAGTCCGCCAGTGCGCTTTCATTAGAGGTAATGCTATCGTGGGCAAGGGAGCTGTAGTAGGCAACTCTACTGAGCTTAAGAACGTAGTCCTTTTTAACAAGGTTCAGGTTCCTCATTACAACTATGTTGGAGACTCTGTCCTTGGAAACTACGCACATATGGGCGCAGGTTCTATCACATCCAATGTTAAGAGTGACAAGAAGCTTGTTGTAGTCAAGGATACAGCATCTGATGATAAGTGCGAGACAGGTCTTAAGAAGTTTGGTGCTATGCTAGGCGATCATGTAGAAGTTGGCTGTAACAGCGTACTTAACCCAGGTACCTGCATCGGAAGATGGTCCAATATCTATCCTACAAGCTGCGTGCGTGGATGCATTCCGGATCATCATATCTACAAGAATCAGGACAACATCGTGCCCAAGCATGACTAATACTATCTGCCTTGGTGACGATATGAGATATTAGGCAGTATTTATGCATAGCTTATATTTGTAATGTATAAAAAGCTGTTAAAAAAATATCATTCCCCATTGAAATTAAAGAGATTATATGCAAAAATAGGATTGGTGCTTGGCAGACACCAATCTATTTTTTTATTCGGTAGTAAGTAATGAAAGTTACTTTACAATACGAAAGGAGATTTTACATGATTTACTCAACAGAGGTAAAAAACATGTGCCCTGTAACTCAAGGGGTACACCATGGCGCAGCTCCCATTCCGGAAGAGGCTAAGTGGGTTAAGTCAAAAGAAATAAAGGACATCTCAGGCTATACACATGGTATCGGCTGGTGTGCTCCTCAGCAGGGCTGCTGTAAGCTTTCCCTTAACGTTAAGGAAGGTATCATTCAGGAGGCACTTGTAGAGACTATCGGATGTTCAGGTATGACACATTCTGCAGCTATGGCTTCAGAAATTCTTCCTGGCCTTACAGTTCTTGAAGCTCTTAACACAGACCTTGTTTGTGATGCTATTAATACAGCTATGAGAGAGCTCTTCCTTCAGATCGTTTATGGTAGATCACAGTCTGCATTCTCTGAAGACGGACTTCAGATCGGTGCAGGTCTTGAAGACCTTGGTAAGGGTAACCGTTCAATGGTTGGTACAACATACGGTACTCTTGAGAAGGGACCTCGTTACCTTGAGCTCACAGATGGTTACATTACAGATATCGCTCTTGATGAGAACGATGAGATCATCGGATACAAGTATGTTAACTTTGGTAAGATGATGGACTTCATCAAAGCTGGTGATGATGCCAACACAGCTCTTGAGAAGGCTAAAGGACAGTATGGACGTGTTGCTGATGCAGTTCGTTGCATTGATC encodes:
- a CDS encoding UDP-N-acetylglucosamine pyrophosphorylase, with the translated sequence MLEAYTIKNMYDLNETIAADLFEGATYPWEVLSKIKDFIAELGPKLPKDKFEQRGEHVWVAKSATVFDSAYLGDYCIIDEDAEVRQCAFIRGNAIVGKGAVVGNSTELKNVVLFNKVQVPHYNYVGDSVLGNYAHMGAGSITSNVKSDKKLVVVKDTASDDKCETGLKKFGAMLGDHVEVGCNSVLNPGTCIGRWSNIYPTSCVRGCIPDHHIYKNQDNIVPKHD
- a CDS encoding iron-sulfur cluster assembly scaffold protein, yielding MIYSTEVKNMCPVTQGVHHGAAPIPEEAKWVKSKEIKDISGYTHGIGWCAPQQGCCKLSLNVKEGIIQEALVETIGCSGMTHSAAMASEILPGLTVLEALNTDLVCDAINTAMRELFLQIVYGRSQSAFSEDGLQIGAGLEDLGKGNRSMVGTTYGTLEKGPRYLELTDGYITDIALDENDEIIGYKYVNFGKMMDFIKAGDDANTALEKAKGQYGRVADAVRCIDPRHE